Part of the Mixophyes fleayi isolate aMixFle1 chromosome 12, aMixFle1.hap1, whole genome shotgun sequence genome is shown below.
GTTGCATTCTGTCTCTTCCTCTAAAGCCTGAAAATATTATGCTGCTGGAGAAACATGTGCCACACCCCAAGATTAAGATTATTGACTTTGGTTTGGCCCAGAAAATAGAAGATGGGGCAGTATTCAAGAGCTTGTGTGGGACACCTCAGTACATCGGTAAGATAAAACCAACCATTATGACTTGTTAAAAGcttattccacccaaaactaaaaagcTAGTTTTAGGTGGAATTGGCCTAAAAATAGAATACAGTGTTCATATCAATGAGAAGTTGACCAGGAAGAGTCTTTTATTATTTTGACCCGAACAAGGTCCACCCAAGCAGGAATGAGGATCTTCTGCTTGGTCGCACCAGGGACCTGCCAAGTTGCCGGAATCCATAGACAGCCTCTTGGGTCAACTAATTGCACCTGAAACTACATTTTTAGCTTTGGCTGGACATGGCCTTTAATTAATTTTTACCCGTGTTAGAGAACTCGGTATGTTGGTCATTATAAGATGTGATCCACATGGCTGATTTTTTTATTGGTACATGATTTTATCTTGGAACACTATTACATGAAGTACATTTATTGATACATGATTACATTATGTATTGGTACACTATTACATTAAGTACATTTATTGATACATGATTACATTATGTATTGAACACTATTACATTAAGTACATTTATTAGTACATGATTACATTATGTATTGGTACACTATTACATTAAGTACATTTATTGATACATGATTACATTATGTATTGAACACTATTACATTAAGTACATTTATTAGTACATGATTACATTATGTATTGGTACACTATTACATTAAGTAcatttaatgatacatgattacATTATGTATTGAACACTATTACattaagtacatttattggtacaTGATTTTATCTTGGAACACTATTACATCATGTGACACGGTTGGCAGAGCCTGTTTATTGAATACATATTTACTGACTGTGGAACCATTTAAAAATTAAACCAAATTAAAAGCTGCAGATTTaatttgatatctttatttttgcaGCTCCTGAAGTTATAAACTATGAACAATTGGGACCACCGACTGACATGTGGTAAGTCTGCGTCGTCGGGTCCTGTCAATATAACACTCCTGTCCCATGCAGACACTAGAAGATATAGGTGTAACGTTCCCCTCCTCCAGAGCTGTTTCCAAGACGAAGGGGTGAATTTACTAAAGTTTCtaacaggaaaagtggagttgttgcccatagcaaccaatcaggttctaccTGTCATTTGTCTCCTGCATTCTAGACAAATAGTAGCTGGAATCTGATCAAGAATGATATAATTAGATGGCTTTCACATCTCACTGGTTCCATCTTGTGGTGATAATGCATAGTACATACTGAGAGATTAATCTGATAGCAAAAACGTTTGCTTATAGATCATTTATTGTGGGGAGAAAATTTTACTACCCCCACAGTCAGTCACTGTTCCCTACATTAATGGTGGGGTTCTCTGCAGACGATGGGTTTAAAGTGGCCAAAAAACTTATGATGCAGAAATGTTTAAACATCTCTTgcttttaatttttctttctttttctcttttctagGAGTATTGGAGTGATTACCTACATTCTGTGAGTACATTCTATCCACGTCTCATGTGGCCATACTAACATACAGCCTGTAAAGTGCCATTAATGTTACGTGTCAGTGGATCCAGCGGAGGTGATCGGACCTGACTGTGTTCTGTGTTTCCCGCAGACTCAGCGGTTTGTCGCCGTTCCAAGGTGAAACTGACGCCGAAACGCTGACGAACGTGGTGTCTGGGAACTACGAGTTTGACGATCGTTACTTCAAGCAGACTAGTGACATGGCCAAAGACTTCATTAAGCAGCTGCTGCTTAAAGACCCTGGGTACGTAATTTCAGGTTTAACTATTGACCTCTAACCACAAAATCCTCTCCCACTCTACAGGGCCATGCGGTCtgccattctttttttttatttgtgttttgttctttttgtcttttttttaaatattttaacttaaCAGTTAAGTCCCATCATTCTTGGAATTCTTTTACGGCACAAGCCTCCAACACAACTGCTGAGAAACTGTTCCACGGATCTTACGAAAGATACGCTGCGCTAACTGGCTTACGACCCACTATCCATCAGCCCCAGCGTGTTCTTGTTTTACAAatcctttcttttaaaatttctgCCTACCTGCCTTCTAATAAcacctttgatatatttgaaggTTTCTATCGTATCCTCTCTCTCCCGTCTCTGCTCTCGGCTGTATGTGGTCATCTCTAGTACTGTTTCCTGATAGGTTTCTATTTCATTAATGTTTTCCTTGGAGATAGGGCTCCCTGTACCGTACACGGTAGTCGAGGTGAAGTCTAACCAGTGACCTGTAATGTGCCAATCTAACCTCTGTCTTCCTGCTATTAAGACCTCTCCCTGTACATCCAAGTATTCTACTGGTCTCTCCCGCTATCTGAATACACTGCTTACTTATCTCTATACACTAAACCCTGAGCCACGGGCCTACTGCGGTGTTAGTAATATTTTCTCTGATATTACGAGCTGCAGATTTTCAACACAAATCCAAACCGTGCGCACAGTTTAAAATTCTGTCAAAATTAATACCAATTTTCCAAACATATCTGCGTAAAAACAGAAGAAAACCCGGAAGACCCAAACGTTGCTTCTAACAATAGAACGTAGTttgttaatgatttataattattattaccatttatttatatagcaccactaattccacagcgctgtacagagaactcactcacatcagactaaattccctaacatacacacagacagacacacagactagggtcaatttgttaatagccaattaacctaccagtatgtttttggagtgtgggaggaaaccggagcacccggaggaaacccacgcaaacacggggagaacatacaaactccacacagataaggccatggtcgggaattgaactcaagaccccagtgctgtaaggcagaagtgctaaccactgagccaccgtgctgtccatttAATGATAACATACAAGTTAAACTGAATTCAATACAGTTTTGTCCACAGCGGTTATTTCTCAACAGCCCATATTGCTTTAAAAATCACTTAATTACTATTTCATTAATGACGTTTAACATCACTTTTTAGAATAAGTTTAATTTTTGTAATCATTGCTACTAACAACACACAAGCTTACAAAATATAGTATAGACATAGTTTATTGTGTTATCTGGCAGCAATGGCATGTTATATAATGTtgttcctttttgttttgttctctatAGTGACAGGTTGACGGCAGTGGAGTGTCTCATTCACCCATGGATTAAGGTTAGTGCAGGGTAGTGCAGTACCCTCTCGCAGCCAGCAGGTGCCGCCTCCGCTCAGTATGAAAGTCTCTATGTACACTAAATAGAATTCTCTGTCTCCATTGACAGCCGCTGAACAGGAAACAGGCCGTGAATAGGAGTCGGTCCTCTATCAATATGAAGAATTTCAAAAAGTTTAATGCGAGACGGAAGTGGAAGGTGAGGGATTTGGAAAAATCAAACGATTAAAATTgaaagtatttttgtttttataatggcGCGTTAAATGGAATATGCGGTAATTGATTCCACCTTTGCATTTGGGTTGATCTATAGAACAGATGTAGCTCTGCATTCGTATGGGTTGcctgctgtagagactggttaGGAAAATGGTATCCCACAAACGGTTTTAGGACATGCTATGACTTGTAGTTCTTCAGATAACTAAGCATAAAAGGCAGTTAAAAAATTGCACTAATAATTATTACAGAGGCATGTTGTCGCttaaggataactccacccaaaacttaaaCACTAGCTTATCCCAATGGCAAGGTTGTGGGGGGAGGGGCCTTGACAACTCTGCTAGGAATTTGAAAGATACTCCTCCTGAGCAGGAGAAAGGATCTTCTGCTCGGACTGTTACAGACAGTGAGGGTGGAGGTAAGTACATATTAGTTATTTTATTAATCTTGCCCAACTCCACCCAAAAAGTACATTTTGGGTGGAGTTGCCCTTTAAGTAGGAAAGTATTAGGGTGTCACAAGTCTACTTTTGCTGCACCTGTGAGAGTGCAATGTGTTCCTTATGCTCCCCGCACAAGGATTTGAATTTTTCACCATGTCTAAGGTGCCGGAGGTCGGGCCTTACTCTATACTTTAAATTTTCTCAGCAGAATGTAATAACATAACACAACTGACAGCTAATGACAGTCACGATGTCCCCTCAGTCTTGTGATCCTACTGTAGCGGGATCCTCCCCCTAAATAGAAGGTGCCACTTACCATactaagaccatacttgccaacttttccttgttggcttcagggagatcccaggggaggtgggtgttagagggtggggcttgatgagatgacacaatatttccgttaataagccccgccccccaccacttatctattgcgggggtgagaagcgggaggttgccctgctctcccgggagcccgggaggtctcccagaactccgggagtctcccggacattccgggagagtaggcaactatgcgttaaagaaaagcagctaatgaatctctagagactgaagtgtcttttacatttctgtctccattactgaagtcatgttgtcttacctgtcagtctttgattaaatcttggtctccatgaaaatggccacctccataggcatcaatacatggagataggacacaatttctgaactgtgtcatcatgccacagatggcgaagccaaccacgtcttgtactggctcagcatcagggagaatgccagactcttcagggagggagggagatcacccctatttcagggagtctccctgacattcagggagagttggcaggtatgagtaacagaacatagatcaatgctGTTGTCTGGGCTCCATTTCGGACTAGCTTGGGGGTATTATGTGACGAATCTTTGCTTAATTTGAAGCTTCTCTATGGGATAATCATAGACGTTATACAATGACGCTGCCATGGGTTTTCAGGGTTCTAATTTAGAACACTGCGATAGAAGAGGGTCACTGGTGGTGTTAGTATGCGGTAAGAGGCCCGGGGCATGTGTGTGCCATCACTAAATCTTATCACTTCTCTTTTCAAGCTGTCGTACAACATGGTGTCAGCCTGCAATAGACTCTGCCGGATGAAGCTGCTGTGTAAACCTGTCAAAGATGACGAGGAGCTGGTAAGGAACGAGGTCCCAGATCCTACATACACGGTAAAACCTGCTATGCCCTCACTGATCATTCCCTATTAATAACTGTAAACTGTCTAGTACATGCAATTAATAGGGATCCCGTAGTATATGGGGGGAGGTGACGAAAATAATCATTAGGTAGAACAGTGATTTCTAAGGCTTCAGATCTTTGTAAATAAAAGTAGTCTATATTTGTTCATCTTAACaccaggtaaatgtatcaagctgcaagtatccggcgggtttgaaaagtggagatgttgcctatagcaaccaatcagattctagctgtcagttatttagtacattctacaaaatgacagctagaatctgattggttgctataggcaacatccccacttttcaaacccgccggatactcacagcttgatacatttacacctaaATCTCACCGACTGCTCACGTGTCGCCTTTTTTCAGAGGCAGTGTGAAAGTGACCAGGAGGACGAGAAGACCAAGCCCGTCACTCTCCTACGCAGGCGGTTAAGCAGCTGCTCCTGAGCCGATAAGGACACCCCTCCGTTCTCGAGaatgtgcagccccctccctctccttcctgCAGTACTGAAGACAACAGGGCTCGGCGTACACACCAGGACCCAGGAGAGACAAGCCTGCAAGAGGAGGCATGGGTGGGCTTCCTATCATCTCGGCATAGCCCACCCACCAGCACCAAACGGATCTGCTTGCATGTGACTGCTAACCGGCAGTATTAATTGAAAAACCAAACCAGCATGTCGCATGCATTAACCCTTCGCTGTCAGAGGGACTTCTTAAACATCATCTTCCACCCACGGCAGCCTGCCAATCTTGCCTTGGACATGTTACATTGAGTGCTTCTTACTTTACCACTATCTATATTACTATCATGTGAAAACTGCATGGTAacttttatttggttttttttttttaaaaaaaatggaaaagaaaagaaCTTGAAAGGGGTGGGTGAGAGTCGTACATCACCCTCTTCAGTAATTTAATCGTAAGAACTGCCAAGAAGATAGGACGTTGCCAAAGTTTGTGGCATCTCCTTTGGTTTGAGTTTGTTTTAAAGAATCTTTTTGAAGAGTTGGGttacaaacatattttttatgttctaaaggtgcattttcttttaatcatagtaaaaaaaaaattacttttttttccgaaataaatatctttttttgaGTATGTCTCCTTACTGCgtttttgaatattttgttttcatttttaggaCATTTCTGGGGCCCGTAGCAAAAGTTTGTAAGGGGCCGGAGTGCACCCTACTGATCTGTCCGTGGCCTTTGTTCTATTAACCAATAGGAATCATCCCTACATGTTAAACAGCGCCACCCAGTGGCCAGTCATGGTGGGGTAAAAAGCTATTTTGAAATCACTGAATTTATTAATGAGAATTTacagtacaaaatatatatatatatatatatatatatatatatatatatcaaaatttcTGAAGATTGCTGCAGTGTTAAGTATAGAATAGGGGGTAATCTTTGAAAGATGGATactagccaatcacaagtggttttcAACAATGgccttgtgattggctggtaGTGAGAGGAGTGCCGGGGACTCCCAGATTTTATCATAATCAATGGAGACTAATTAAATCTCTGTAGTTGTGGGGAACAAATCAACAATGCTGTGAAATTTCAATCACTTTAACGGACCCCTTCATGTTAACGGACTTTCGACATTTACCAACCCCattcagcggcgcacggaggattgtcggtgggggggggggggggggtttcccccgccgacccaaaaaaaaacaaaaaaaaaaccccagagagagcagctccgtttcgccagcgctgtcctatacagcagccgcggcgctgtctaagaagcgtctgcggcagtgctgtatacactacagcaccgccacggacgcttctttgacagcgtcgtggctgctgtatagaacagtggccacttagttagcacagggggggggggggggcgccactgCCATTGAAGGGGGAATTACAAATTCGAAAGAATTCACTTGATTTTCAAAGAATGGTCGCTCTTTGGCTGGTTCGAAAGTTTACAATTAATTTTTGCCATTTATGTCTACTTTTGATTGATTTGATACTAGTGGGGAAAAAAAGATCTCtg
Proteins encoded:
- the LOC142108855 gene encoding death-associated protein kinase 2-like isoform X2, with the translated sequence MGERGDSGGPKPSEGDLRFSGDEEVVTLEDEVFNPNMTSFKHENVEDVYELLEKLGSGHFGEVKKCREKCTGTFYAGKFIKTRKCKGSRLGLDRDQVEREVFILQQLEHPNIMRLHDVFASKAEMVLILELIRGGELFDFIAEKEALTEEEAIEFLEQILKGVAYMHTRHIAHFDLKPENIMLLEKHVPHPKIKIIDFGLAQKIEDGAVFKSLCGTPQYIAPEVINYEQLGPPTDMWSIGVITYILLSGLSPFQGETDAETLTNVVSGNYEFDDRYFKQTSDMAKDFIKQLLLKDPGDRLTAVECLIHPWIKPLNRKQAVNRSRSSINMKNFKKFNARRKWKLSYNMVSACNRLCRMKLLCKPVKDDEELRQCESDQEDEKTKPVTLLRRRLSSCS
- the LOC142108855 gene encoding death-associated protein kinase 2-like isoform X3, with amino-acid sequence MTSFKHENVEDVYELLEKLGSGHFGEVKKCREKCTGTFYAGKFIKTRKCKGSRLGLDRDQVEREVFILQQLEHPNIMRLHDVFASKAEMVLILELIRGGELFDFIAEKEALTEEEAIEFLEQILKGVAYMHTRHIAHFDLKPENIMLLEKHVPHPKIKIIDFGLAQKIEDGAVFKSLCGTPQYIAPEVINYEQLGPPTDMWSIGVITYILLSGLSPFQGETDAETLTNVVSGNYEFDDRYFKQTSDMAKDFIKQLLLKDPGDRLTAVECLIHPWIKPLNRKQAVNRSRSSINMKNFKKFNARRKWKLSYNMVSACNRLCRMKLLCKPVKDDEELVRNEVPDPTYTRQCESDQEDEKTKPVTLLRRRLSSCS
- the LOC142108855 gene encoding death-associated protein kinase 2-like isoform X1, which translates into the protein MGERGDSGGPKPSEGDLRFSGDEEVVTLEDEVFNPNMTSFKHENVEDVYELLEKLGSGHFGEVKKCREKCTGTFYAGKFIKTRKCKGSRLGLDRDQVEREVFILQQLEHPNIMRLHDVFASKAEMVLILELIRGGELFDFIAEKEALTEEEAIEFLEQILKGVAYMHTRHIAHFDLKPENIMLLEKHVPHPKIKIIDFGLAQKIEDGAVFKSLCGTPQYIAPEVINYEQLGPPTDMWSIGVITYILLSGLSPFQGETDAETLTNVVSGNYEFDDRYFKQTSDMAKDFIKQLLLKDPGDRLTAVECLIHPWIKPLNRKQAVNRSRSSINMKNFKKFNARRKWKLSYNMVSACNRLCRMKLLCKPVKDDEELVRNEVPDPTYTRQCESDQEDEKTKPVTLLRRRLSSCS